From a region of the Primulina eburnea isolate SZY01 chromosome 7, ASM2296580v1, whole genome shotgun sequence genome:
- the LOC140835720 gene encoding uncharacterized protein, with amino-acid sequence MMKAITAACPFDQWGMDIVGPFPIAPSQKEVSIAYPQSNGRVEVTNRTLVQGLNVRLGKAKSNWVDELPSVLWAYGTNPREGTKETPFSLVYGNEAVLPAEIGLESARVVFYDEDNGARRATDLDLLREKIEAAIIHMEVYKNRIAQSYNRRVILEKLPGR; translated from the exons ATGATGAAGGCTATCACGGCCGCCTGTCCTTTTGACCAGTGGGGAATGGATATTGTGGGACCTTTTCCTATAGCTCCTTCTCAGAAAGAAGTTTCTATTG CATACCCGCAGAGTAATGGTCGGGTGGAGGTGACTAATCGGACGCTGGTGCAGGGTCTAAATGTTCGACTTGGCAAAGCTAAGAGCAATTGGGTGGATGAGTTACCAAGTGTCTTATGGGCATACGGAACCAATCCGAGAGAAGGAACCAAAGAAACTCCTTTCAGTTTGGTCTATGGTAATGAAGCAGTGCTCCCGGCTGAGATTGGGTTGGAATCGGCAAGGGTAGTGTTTTATGACGAGGACAATGGTGCGAGACGCGCTACTGACCTTGATcttttgagagaaaaaatagAGGCTGCCATCATTCACATGGAAGTTTATAAGAACCGCATTGCACAGTCTTATAATCGGAGGGTCATTTTAGAAAAACTTCCAGGTAGGTGA